tgcttgtttgtttctttttcttttaaaaacaatttggaTTATAGATGTCTCTTGCACCATCTTTTCACCTAAGGCAAATGTAACTCTGGCACTCAGGAAACGGAGCACCACAGGTACCTGGATTTTTTGAAAGGAGTTTATAGTTTCAGTGCACACTGCCAAGTAGGCTGATTAGAGCCTTATGGTAATTGTTGGCTTTTCCCCAACAGACTGCTTTCCTGTGTCAGCCTACTAAACACAATCTCCATCATTTAGTTTTAAGCACAAGATAATTCATTTTTACGCAGAGATGGATGTAGCTATTTTTCACTAAAATTCTAACTTGTTTTCAGTATAAAATTTTACATCCTACACTTCTTTACTGAATTCAGTGAAGATCTGTAAATCTTATCTCATTAAAGAACTAGGATggacattaatttaaaaaaatccttcacaTTTTTTGATCTGTTTCCTCTTTGGAACAAAAATTATCATGTATTCCTAACTGAGTTAAGACCAGATTCTGATCAATTTAAGTAAATTACTCCAAAGGCTCTGACCACCGTTTCCCTCCAAAGTTTCTCACAGACAACCAATGCAGACGTATGGAAATACCAAGTTTGCAATTTTTACTGTTTCACATGTTTCTGTGGATGAACTGCATATCACTTTTACTGGCCTTGCAGACCTCCAGGGGTCCACACAAGCCCTGCTCTAGAACCCATTTAGTGCCACTAATTTGGCCGAAGTTTGCTCTGCATTTCTATGCTTTGCATATACCGGTATTACTACAACAGTCTAAGCGCTTTAGTCTGTCTTGCTATTCTTACAAGGAGGTAAATTCTGAGAGGTCAGAGATAAGAGATCAATATGCATGGCTTTGATGGCTGATGCATCCCCTTTCTCTCTAATACAGCCAGAGGCCTGATGGATATAATGCAAGTTTATCTGAGcctatcatagaatcatagaatcgtttaggttggaagggaccatgagaggccatctagtccaacccccctgcagtgagcaaggacatcttcaactagatcaggttgctcagagccccatccaacctggccttgaatgtttctagggatggggcctccacagcctctctgggcaacatggtccagtgtttcaccaccctcgtAGTAAAAAATTTTGTCATTATATCCAGTCTAagtctaccctcctttagtttaaaaccattaccctttatcctgtcacaacaggccttgctaaagagatcgcccccatccttcctatagtccccctttaagtactgaaaggccgcaataaggtctccccgcagccttctcttctccaggctgaacaaccccaactctctcagcctgtccttgtaggagaagTGCTCCAGCCTATGAAGCTATCTAGTGAAAGGCATCACTTCCTCATAAAAATTGACTCTAGCTCTAGTTTTCTCAGAATAATTATTCTAGACATTATTCACTTATtgtaaagaaaaagttaattctTTTCCTAACTTTGATAGAAGAAGGTTTTTTACCCTTtactcagctttaaaaaaaagttatcctTGGATAATACTGTTCTTATGGATGCTTATTTTTGTGCCATTAAAAGGGAGATAAAGAAAGCATTACTGACTAGACTCTAAGTGATTTTGAGATTAACATAGCTGTATTGTTCTTTATGAATGGTTTGTGATAatattgctgttatttttcattattattgctTTGTACAGAATAGCAAAATCATCATGCTGTTCATAAACACAGCCCTGACTAGTTTTCACTGCCATCAGGCTTAAAAATTCCAGCTGTCAGAAAAACAAGTTGtcaaaaaatattatctttggTTTCATAAAAGAATTTAGAGTGCCAGTATAGTTTTCTATTGCTTTATCATATGGCATACGGGGACCACATCCACCTCTGGCTTCTACCAGAGCCTGCCTCAGCATGTAGGAGCGAACTTGTGAACAGAGCTGTGCAAACAATTGATTTTTCAATGGCTGACTGTTGGACCACAGTATTGAAGACAGTCTGGTCAGATtgaacaatgaaaaattaagaagatATTGGCATGTACTTTTTCTGCCTCCAAATTAAAGCcaggaaaaatatgtttctgctCATATAGCATGTTTTAAGCCagacataataaaaataaaggaatcaAAATGCTTGGAGACAGGGAGGAGCACAACTGCTTTGTATGAAGAGTGAAGGTATTTACCCAGCTGGTGAAAAATCTATGGTTGGTTCCCATCTTTGTCTCAGAGTTTTCAAAACCACCTTCCCCTCACTTCAGGAAAATGCATTAATCGTATGTTCTTGTTTTCAGGCTCTCCCCTCAATGATGTATAAAATATTGTACTTTATATAAAATGCTTAAAAGTATTCATTACATAATTATTTGCCATTCAGTTAAGAGTCTCCTGTTTCTGTCTTCTGTAATGAGTGTTCTATTATTTTTACCAAAGTGGAACAGCTTCAGCAGAACAGCTTGAAAGACACCTACCCCACCGCAGTCCCACAGGAAAGGTGTTTCAAATCCTGAATGAGTGCACTAACCTGCTTgtttaaaggagggcttttcctcctccaaatgaccctgaaaaaatatttcctatctGAATCTATTTGGTAAATTCAACCTGTGTTTGTCAACTTTTTAGGTGAATGGCCATTTTACATCATCTACCAGTGGAATGTTAAAATCacaattaaatattaatctCTTGTGGCTTCTTTGGGGGAGgaagttgtggttttttaagAAAGCCTTCATTAATCAACATTTACTAAATCACCATTATTTAAGTTATGGCAGTCCTGCCTGTAGCTCACTCACACTGGAAGCTGGATTCAAGCATCAAAAATATCCTTCTTGGCTTTTGGATGTATgacctaaaattattttgtctcttGATCTGATAGCAATAAAAATTCCTAGAACTGGGATAGGGTGAAGAGCAGTGCCAGTGACATACAATCTTTCAAAGGGTAGATCAGTGAAAGAAACATGTCACGACATCCGTTACCCAGAGGATCTTAACCAAATATTGATTTTCACCTTAAAACCAAATTCTGCCTTTAGGTTATGTATGTGCAACTTACATGTGCAACTCAGGTGGCCTTTGGGCTGGAATAAGGAAGGTTTTTGTGTTACAATGATGGTTAGAGCGATGATGGCCCTACTGTGTGACATACACAGGTTCAGTCTAAATGTAGTTGTTGCCCTGCAGGGCCTAGCATCTACAAAATTCAGCCAAGAAGTAGGAATTGAGCACAGATCTCCTGAACAGCAACCCGATAGCCTACCAACTAATTCCCAGTGTCCCGGTTTGATTTCTACTCCTTATCTTCGTGGCAGCACAAAAACCACTACTAAGGCAAGAGGATTTAATCATCACGTTGTCTTCAGTGCAGACATAATAGCAAAATACTGCAGCATAGCTTTCCTGTCCGTTTtcctatttctctttcttactCACCGCTCACTTGTATTCCACCTTCGTCAGCCCATGTTGGTTTTCCTAAGTTTAGCAGAGATTTTGCATGAGCAAAACAAACAGTATTTGACCCCAGACATCAAATTAAATTAGCAGTGTAGGTTAACTGCTCTCAGATGAGTCGCCCCCTACTTCCAGTAAGACTCCACATCCAAGCTTTGGATGTCTATTGCCCAACAAGTACATTATCTCAGTACAGCTTAGCTGCTGCTCGTGtgatggaggaaagaaaatgagcagcTTCATTCTCTTTTGGATGGACTCGGGTCAATACCCTGTTACATTCCTTACCTATACAAACTGTTTCCTCCTTCCATGGTGTTGCTCTTCCATGGAACCAAAGGACACTCGGTTCTCTGCAcccagcagagaaaacaaatgctaCTCTACCTATGGACTgcaaaagagggagggagggagagagagaagcttTATGCCTTCCCTGCTTCTCCCTCACCCCAACTTTGTGCTCCGGCCAGATGCAAGCTGACCCTAAGCAGTTACATGTGTGGACTTAAAGATTACAAGACAGAGAGTGGATggtcccttttttttctcctcctgtatACGGAATTCCCATTGGCTTTCCTGGGTGCTCCCTCCATAGACTGACGAGCAACAGGTCAGAGGAGACGGAAAGGCTTTTTACCTGCCAACCCCAGAGTTCAGGATGTGTTGTTTCTCCTGCAGCAGTTGATGACACCCTAACACCTTAGCAGCACTGGAGCTGCATTCCTACGCTGTAACAGGGGAAGCAGGACCAAGGGCCTGAACTAAGGTCTTGGCAGGTAAGTGAAGGAGCAACCAGTATCAAACAGCTTCGTTCGAAAGTGTACGTCTTTGTAATGTTTAAGTCTTAATATGTGCTCTGCTTTACCTGGGAGCTTAAACTTCCAGTTTTCAGAAGAGAGAAACCTATTAACTCTGCCAAAcgcttgaaaaaaaaatgttgaagaaaCTCATAAATGCAGAGGGGCTAGAAAGAAAGGTTATTTATGCTAAAATCATCTCAAAGCTGGAATTTCTTCTTAAAGCTGAGCAGAAGTTGTTCAGATatctgggggagggagaagctTTATGTTACCAACATATTTTTTGTATATCACCACTTAGTATGACTGAAAGAATCATTGTATGGTGAATGCTCAATATTCAAAATATGAGCTGTCTTGGCATTGGGAGGGGGATTTTTTGTCTGGTTGCTTGTTTTCTCTCAACTGGATACGTAGGGGACATGTGATAAAAGGAAATCTCCATCTCCTTACTACGTAGCACTTCTTAAGCTTAATTATTGGAACTAGGTTTCCTGTATGAATATTTATGTCGTTCAGTGTCCTTTATTTCACTAGTTACCACAAATTGCAGTTTTGCTGGCAATACCACATTCCAGAACATTCATAGAGAGCACACACAGAGGAAGTCGCTACCACTAAAGGAAATCTGATTAAAAAGatatttacaggaaaataaGTGATGCTAGTTACCAGctcaaaaaaggagaaaaaatagaatgaaaaacATCCTTACATAAAGttagtctttcttttccttgcttgtGGTAATATGAGGGTAACGGATGCCTTTCTGTTGAGAGGCCAGTAAGTTTCACTTTTTGGAATCAAAAACAATTTTAGGTCAGAGGAGGAAATCGTTAGGAGCTGCCACATGCTAAGTTCTGTGTCTGAGCCATCTCCTGCCACTGTAtcctggagagaaaaaagggaacaTTCATAAAAAATGAACAACCATCCAGAACTGGTGGGACACCAAAGCCTCATCAATGTCCAATTCAGATATTCTTATTCCCCCTACCTTTATTGTTACTTATATTCCTGATTTATGAAGTGAAATAACTCCAGAAGTGACCTCTAAGTTTGTGTCCATCTTTCAGTGGATAAACTGTGAGCTTGTAGAAAATTACACATTCTAATAGCACCTGTTAATTAATGTTCATCagatttaagggaaaaaagtcaTTATCAAAATTTTCTCTCCAAAACTTTAGGGGAAAGAGTGAAAAATTACACTTTACATAGGtttatatcttttaaaaatttgcattaCTATAGtcattgttttaaattaactttctcTAGACAAAATAAAGTGTTGTACTACATTGCAGCCTCACTGTTAGGAATGAAGATAGAGGAGACAATGCAGGAAGGCCAACACATACAACCAAAATGGAGAGTATCCAAGTCATAGAAGAATGGTAAGTTGGTCAAACTGTTGTCTAGTAAATGTTTCTAGTTTGCCTAAACTAATGTCAGTAATTGCTTTGGTTCTTATGCTTTGGGAATGTCCTTTTTATCTCCAAAAAATTCTAtacaaaaggaagcaaaatctGTCCTGACAATGAAATGCCAGCAGAGACATTAATAAGTCAGGCTTACTTACAGTTTCTTATTTGTGGGGAAGAAATGTGGGGAGGAATGGGACCTCCCAAtaggatggggccagactcttttcagtggtgcgcaacgacaggacaagggtcaatgggcacaagctggaacacaggaagttctacctgactatgagaaaaaaacttctttcctgtgagggtgccagagcagcggcacaggctgcccagggaggctgtggagtctccttccccggagatattcaaaacccacctggacacgttcctgtgccccctgctctgggtgtgcctgttccagcaggggggttggacaagatgatctccagaggtcccttccaacccctgccattctgtgattctgtgaatgtgaGGTGCATGGATGGTTCCATAAACCTGTGGGTCTCTATAAGAGAGGCTCTGCTACTGGTAGgatcattttcttctgtttatccAGACAAGAAGAAAAACGGACAAAAGTGTACTTCACAGTCAGATTCTTAACATGGCTACCTTTCACAAAACAGCTTAGACTATGGTTTCAGTGGAATTAATCAAGAAAACACATACCTTGAAAAATGGGCTAACACGCACTGGAAGTCTGAGATTCTATTTCTGTCTAAAGATTGGGACCATGTTTATTATGTTGGGAAAAATGATAACCTATCAGTGACCTTGAGTTCTCTAATCccagaaaaagtaaattaaaactCAACTCTAGGGGATATGATTGATGGTAAAAGCAACCCAAACAACTCATTGTCTTCATTGCTGCTCATGGTCATTTATGAGAGGACAATGTCAGAAATTTCCACAAAATACTGTAGTGAAGAGAGCTCCCCGATAGACAATGAGGGAGCACAGGGTGCTTGTCAGCTCCATCCTCCCCCACAGGTTCTTTTTACTGTCCTCAGAGAGAGGACTTTTCACCTTCaaatctgtatatttttattttttagttcaCATTACAATTCTTTTGCTGGATAGTTTAAATGTTAAACACTTTCTCATTTATTAGATCTTTTGGACTGCCAAAAAGCTATCACAAACAGCTTCCCATCATCCAGTCTGCCTTGCATGCAGAGGAGGAGTTGAAAAATGGACTTGAAGAGAAATCACATAGACAAATGTCACTTACTGTGCAACATGATTACACAGAAGCTGTTAAAAACAGCTAGTAAAGCTCTTGTGTTGGATTGTATCAAGAAGGGGAGGGTGAGAGCTCAGAATTAAGTTTGAAACCATATTTAATTGTTATTCAGTGACTTGGAGTATTACCATCTCAAGCTATTCATTGGTACATTAATGGACTAGTGATGCAAGTTAGTCTTCTGATTACTTACCCGGTGCGTCCACTGTTACAAGCCACAAATAGTTTCCTTCAGAATATGAGAGTAAGgacttcttcccatttctttccCCTCCAGTTTTACCAGGAACATCCATCACATCATGTGCCAACAGATCATCATTCAGGTCAATAGCACCAAACAGAGGGAAGCTTAGCAACCCTTAGGTACAAGCACAGAGAAATATGCTAATTTAAAAGCTCTCTGAATTACTATTTTGTTGGGCCTCATTAGTATGCTCTTGGCTGCCaaaagccttttgtttttcttgtccttCCTGAACCAAATCATGTGGCAGCCAGTGATTGGCCAAACACCATCAGAAGCAAGCAGGGACATCAGGTGTCATCTAAACTCCTCATGGAAGAGAGTCTACTGCCAGCTCCCTGAAATCACCTCTCCTTTaactgcagaggcaggaattcAATGCTGTTGTGGGATTTTGTCTTTGAGTCTGATGGCTAACACCAGTAGAATACTTGTAGAAAGCCAAGTGCATGTCTCGTAACATTAAACACATTTACTGGGCTATTGAGATAATGAATGCACAAGTGAAGAATGAACAAAATTCCCCTGTCACTGCTGAAGCCTTGTTGCTTCCAGTTTTCGCTCTGGACTGAAGTGGCGTTGAAAGGAGAATTTTTGGACGAATGTATGAAAACACTGTTACAAAAATAGAAGCATATTTGTAATGATACTTTGCTTTTGCAGCCAAAACCCTACTGCAGATGAAATTTTGTCTTGGGCTCAGAATTTTGACAAGATGATGAAAACACCAGCTGGGAGGAACCTTTTCAGAGAGTTTCTTCGAACAGAGTATAGTGAGGAAAACCTGCTTTTCTGGCTTGCATGTGAAGATCTAAAGAAGGAACAGAACAAGAAAGTtattgaagaaaaagcaagacttATATATGAAGATTACATTTCAATACTATCACCAAAAGAGGTAAAGCTGTAAAGgttacatttgcattttctgttattCCAGAGCAGAAATGTTATACCCTGGATTGCCAGATGGGGGTCTAAAAGCTTGCTGGATCTTTCAGATGTAAGTCTTAGTATGGACATTAagtcaggaaaggaagggaCAGAAAAAGTACAGGCACAGGTGCTGGGCCATTTAGCATCACTGGCTACAAAACCTCAAAGCTCTCTCAAGAAACTTCAGTaggaaaaggctgagaaatAGGTATACTTCTTCAGTAATGCTACACGCCTTCCAGAGAGACAAAGTAAGTAATGTAAATGGatttctggagaaaaggcaCCAAAATTAAGGAATTTAAATCAGAATCATTATAGATTTATCTGCTGCAACAGCTGTCTGGGAGAAAATCCAGATTTGCACTGGTTATTCTTATGTGAGAGTCCAGGAATGGAAACCACGTATTTTCTCTAATGAAAGGTATAATAATATCTAGGAAATTATATAAGGTTATATAATTCAACCCTTAAACTGAAATGGACAAATTCTGAAATTATCTTCACCTGGAGTGAAGAAAAATCATCCCATCAAACCACATTTTGGAATAAAGAGATCTATAAATATATAAGCACTATACCAGAGTCTTAGGCCATGTCATATACCTTTAGCTCCTTTGCCTTGTCTCCGTGCATTGCATCTGACTTTCTACTCCATGATGTTATGCTAATTTATGCTCATTGTGGACCTTGCTTCCTACCTTTTACTTCTGCACTGCATTCAGTAGTAATTTGCAACTTCATTTATATGAATGAAGCCAACAGCAGTTTATAGCTCCATTATCTTCTCTTGTGCCATAGtgtatatttttgctttggagTGAGACAACTGCCAGTACAGCAAGCTAATAACGAGTTTTCCTTATAATATAATATCTATAGTACATAAGTATGTGCTGAATGCtcagttgtctttttttaagcTAAGATCAACCAGAAGTTAAAATC
This Phalacrocorax aristotelis chromosome 3, bGulAri2.1, whole genome shotgun sequence DNA region includes the following protein-coding sequences:
- the RGS17 gene encoding regulator of G-protein signaling 17, with the protein product MRKRQQSQNEGTSAVSQAPGNQRPNNTCCFCWCCCCSCSCLTVRNEDRGDNAGRPTHTTKMESIQVIEECQNPTADEILSWAQNFDKMMKTPAGRNLFREFLRTEYSEENLLFWLACEDLKKEQNKKVIEEKARLIYEDYISILSPKEVSLDSRVREVINRNLLDPSPHMYEDAQLQIYTLMHRDSFPRFLNSQIYKSLVESITGSTSET